Proteins found in one Hyla sarda isolate aHylSar1 chromosome 7, aHylSar1.hap1, whole genome shotgun sequence genomic segment:
- the GPRIN2 gene encoding G protein-regulated inducer of neurite outgrowth 2, with protein MASGDQNLSSPTCQGPFHVFCQEKTNCRCHSLSKSSSALPSSGVGGLQKKPVIHKSLNSINDMAKGNEKSNVQQSHSSEWSTSKDCPPDPNLEKSDCNHLSVGHLQEKIYQKIHYRSAESSLATSEQEVTKGFVRYNVSENVSLLGHSEILMCKADSMDTLDLPGTIVQKSYSDYFGGRRISVPHSVRENIPISATCSNLSACSSISGSGSDRTCTLSIITQDSGIVHSPSNVHNNLSDAFFEKEQTIPLSHLDSSTIQNNITVYTVPGSYQHGTLGSRNSGKGFPNNDYVYCQPRYSIPGIMSCDNISETKLSPPAMIIHNSCSVHCSKGHEPLMKVDDTIAAYCHSLPIPSIQYSSGLVHSLGEPVLRQTLPQYCTQFSHPDKFSFPKLVSSVSESGLDTKKLIRCGRLAFPPPPVSIGEMNCLASEINTSDLLLKTVETPLDVLEIPDSCAKTKDTWTMTSKNFLSLGQKNSLSCKDAEVQCVIIMESKAVSTTFIQSSSHSHLFPDVGLGISLQCPQTPVREVRYDEEGMTWEVYGAAVDPEVLGLAIQKHLEIQIEQNTQPSEQSGEIEQPNRQKRRSIRTVMQCLRQSNCCVCNTTTTD; from the coding sequence ATGGCGAGTGGGGACCAGAACCTCTCTTCCCCAACTTGCCAAGGACCATTCCATGTATTTTGCCAAGAGAAGACTAATTGCCGCTGCCATTCCCTCTCAAAAAGCTCTTCTGCTCTTCCAAGCAGTGGTGTTGGGGGTCTACAAAAGAAACCAGTGATTCATAAAAGCCTTAACAGCATTAATGACATGGCCAAGGGTAATGAGAAGAGTAATGTTCAGCAGTCACATAGTTCTGAGTGGTCTACTAGCAAGGATTGTCCTCCAGATCCTAATCTTGAGAAATCTGACTGTAATCACCTTTCTGTTGGTCACTTGCAAGAAAAGATTTATCAGAAAATTCACTATCGCTCAGCTGAATCTTCCTTAGCAACATCAGAACAAGAGGTTACAAAGGGCTTTGTCAGATACAATGTCTCAGAAAATGTTTCTTTATTAGGTCACTCAGAAATTTTAATGTGTAAAGCTGACAGCATGGATACACTTGACTTACCAGGCACCATTGTCCAAAAGAGTTATTCAGATTACTTTGGTGGAAGGAGAATCTCGGTGCCTCATTCTGTAAGAGAAAACATCCCAATCAGTGCCACCTGCTCCAATCTCTCAGCTTGTAGCAGCATTTCTGGGTCCGGCAGCGATAGGACTTGTACTCTAAGTATTATTACCCAAGACTCTGGGATTGTTCACTCTCCATCAAATGTACATAACAATTTGTCAGATGCGTTTTTTGAAAAGGAGCAAACGATTCCATTGAGTCATTTGGACAGCAGTACAATTCAGAACAACATCACAGTGTATACAGTGCCAGGTTCATATCAACACGGAACACTGGGATCGAGAAATTCTGGGAAGGGGTTTCCAAATAATGACTATGTGTATTGTCAGCCACGCTATAGTATTCCAGGTATTATGTCTTGTGACAACATCTCAGAAACAAAACTCTCGCCACCAGCTATGATTATCCATAACAGTTGTTCTGTTCATTGTAGCAAAGGCCATGAACCATTGATGAAAGTTGATGACACCATTGCTGCATATTGCCACTCCTTGCCCATACCATCTATTCAGTATTCATCTGGATTGGTGCATTCGCTTGGTGAACCAGTTTTAAGGCAAACTTTACCACAATACTGTACTCAATTTTCACATCCTGATAAATTTTCATTTCCGAAGCTAGTATCATCAGTAAGTGAATCTGGACTGGATACTAAAAAGCTAATACGATGTGGTCGACTTGCCTTTCCACCACCTCCTGTCTCAATTGGAGAAATGAATTGTCTCGCTTCTGAAATTAATACCAGTGATTTACTACTCAAAACAGTTGAAACCCCATTAGATGTCTTGGAAATCCCAGATTCTTGCGCGAAGACAAAAGATACTTGGACAATGACGTCAAAAAACTTTTTATCCCTAGGCCAAAAAAACTCCCTTAGCTGCAAAGATGCAGAAGTACAGTGTGTGATTATTATGGAAAGCAAGGCCGTTTCAACCACTTTCATTCAGAGCAGTAGCCACTCTCACTTGTTTCCGGATGTTGGTCTAGGAATTAGCCTCCAATGTCCTCAGACACCAGTGCGAGAGGTTAGATATGATGAAGAAGGAATGACATGGGAGGTTTATGGAGCTGCAGTGGACCCTGAGGTTCTTGGCTTAGCTATTCAGAAGCATTTAGAGATCCAGATAGAACAAAACACACAACCTTCTGAACAGTCAGGAGAAATAGAGCAACCAAATAGACAGAAGCGGAGGTCTATCAGAACTGTTATGCAATGCTTGAGACAATCCAACTGCTGTGTATGCAATACCACTACAACCGATTGA